The Amycolatopsis jiangsuensis nucleotide sequence TGCCCGTGGCCACCAGCACGGCCAGCTGCTCGGTGGCCAGCGAACGCAGCTTCGCCGGATTGTGCGCGGTGGTCATCGCGTGCAGATCGGAGACGAAGTACAGGTCGTCCGCCCCGCCCTCGGCCGCCCAGCGGCGCGTGGCACCGAGGTGGTTGCCGAGCTGGACGTGGCCGGACGGGGTGATGCCGGACAGCTGGACCATGGGATGTTCCTCTCCTGGGTACGCAGGCCCCGGGAGACGGACAGGGAAAAGGCCGCCCACCGGGGCGGCCTTCGCTGGATCAGCGCAGAGCTTCGGGGCCGCCGAGGGGCGGCCACCACTGGATGCTCTGGAAACGCATGACACGAACTGTAGCCGACGATCGGGTGGCCACGGTGGGTACGGCGCCGGAATCGCGACCGACCGGCGAAGCGGTGGCGTGTGGAGCCGGACCGTGCGCGCCGAGCCTGCCCGCTTGCGGACACCTGTCCCCGGAAACCGGACCGCTCGCCGGAGGACCGGTCACGAGCTTCCGCCTCAGGCGGCCTTCGCCAGCTGCTTCTTGGCCTTCTTCAACGCCAGCACCGGGCACTTGCCGCACCGGCTCTTGGAGCGGCAGCACTTCTTCTTGACCTTGCCCTTTTTGATCAGTTCGCGCACGACCGCCTGCGGGTCGTCGGGGTGCTTCTTGCCCACCTGCGCTCCTCGTTCCGGCAGCGGTCTTCCGGCCGTCCAGGTTAGGTGAGGCTAACCGATAACAGGGCGTGGCGCTACTCACACTGCGGCGCCAGGTATCCTGGTGTGGTCCGCGTGTGGCCAGAGCCGGTCATGACCTTCGGCGCCGTGGCCCCCAGGCCCGGTTTCCACGCCCAGCGCGGCCGCCCACCGCACTTCCTTTCAACGTTCAGGAGTCCTCGCGTGCCCGCAGCAAGCGCCACCGCGGTCGAACCCGGCCGCGCGTCCGGCAAGACCCGGCCCGACCTGCGCAACGTCGCGATCGTAGCCCACGTCGACCACGGCAAGACCACACTGGTCGACGCCATGCTCCGGCAGTCCGGCGCGTTCGCCGAGCGGGCCGAGGTCGTCGACCGCGTGCTGGATTCCGGTGAGCTCGAGCGGGAAAAGGGCATCACCATCCTCGCCAAGAACACCTCCATCCACCGCCAGACCGCCGACGGCGCGATCACCATCAACGTGATCGACACCCCCGGCCACGCCGACTTCGGTGGCGAGGTCGAGCGCGGCCTCGCCATGGTCGACGGCGTGGTGCTGCTGGTGGACGCCAGCGAGGGCCCGCTGCCGCAGACCCGCTTCGTGCTGCGCAAGACGCTCGAGGCCGGGCTGCCGGTGATCCTCGTGGTGAACAAGGTGGACCGCCCGGACGCGCGGATCGCCGAGGTCGTCGAGGAGACCCACGACCTGCTGCTCGACCTCGCGAGCGACATCGAGGACGCCGACCACGACGCGATCCTCGACCTGCCGGTGGTCTACGCCTCCGCGCGCGCCGGCAAGGCGAGCCTGGAGCAGCCCGCGGACGGCGGGCTGCCCGAGAGCGAGAACCTCGACCCGCTGTTCGACACGCTGCTCACCCACGTGCCGCCGCCCACCGCGGACCCGGACGCCCCGCTGCAGGCACTGGTCACCAACCTCGACGCGTCCAACTTCCTCGGCCGCATCGCGCTGATCCGCATCCACGCCGGCAAGCTGCGCAAGGGCCAGACGGTGGCCTGGATGCGGGAGAACGGCACGGTGGCCAACGTGCGCATCTCCGAGCTGCTCGTCACCGAGGCGCTCACCCGGGTGCCGGCCACCGAGGCCAGCGCGGGTGACCTCGTCGCCATCGCGGGCATCCCGGAGATCACCATCGGCGACACGCTGGCCGACGCGGAGAGCCCGGTCGCGCTGCCGCGGATCACCGTGGACGAGCCGGCCATCTCGATGACCATCGGCGTGAACTCCTCGCCGCTGGCCGGCCGGGGCGGCGGCGACAAGCTCACCGCACGGCTGGTCAAGTCCCGCCTCGACGCCGAGCTGGTCGGCAACGTGTCGATCCGGGTGCTGCCCACCGAACGTCCGGACACCTGGGAGGTGCAGGGCCGCGGCGAGCTGGCGCTGGCCATCCTGGTCGAGCAGATGCGCCGCGAGGGCTTCGAGCTCACGGTCGGCAAACCGCAGGTGGTGCTGCGCACGATCGAGGGCAAGCTGCACGAGCCGTTCGAGCGGCTCTACATCGATTCGCCCGAGGAACACCTCGGCTCGATCACCCAGCTGCTCGCCGCGCGCAAGGGCCGCATGGAGGACATGAGCGGCAACGGCAGCGGCCGGATCAAGCTGGTCTACGTGCTGCCCTCGCGCGGCCTGATCAGCTTCCGCACCGACTTCCTCACCGAAACGCGCGGCACCGGCATCGCGAACCACGTGTTCGAGGGCTACTTCCCGTGGGCGGGCGAGATCCGCACCCGGCACACCGGTTCACTGGTGGCCGACCGCTCCGGCCCGATCACCGGCTACGCGATGATCCAGCTGGCCGACCGCGGCACGTTCTTCGTGGAGCCGGGTGCCGAGGTGTACGAGGGCATGGTCGTGGGCGAGAACCCGCGCATGGAGGACCTCGACATCAACATCACCAAGGAGAAGAAGCTCACCAACATGCGCACCTCCGCGGGTGACGAGCTGGAGCGGCTGGCCCGCCCGCGCAAGCTCAGCCTGGAGGAGGCGCTGGAGTTCTGCGCCAGCGACGAGTGCGTCGAGGTGGCGCCGGAGGCGGTGCGCGTCCGCAAGGTCACGCTCGACATCTCGACCCGCGCCAAGGAGCGTTCCCGCGCCAAGAGCCGCGAGAACGGCTGATCCGGCTCGGACGAAGGGCGTCTCCCGCAACCGGGGAGGCGCCCTTCGCCGTGTCCACGGTGGAACCCGTGCCGGGTCCCGCACGTCCACCCTGATGGCGGTATCCACTCCGGTGTCGCCGGGCCCGTGCGGATGTGGGAATCTCGGTGCCGGTCCGGCCGGCGGCGTGGCAGCATGTCCGCTCGGGCTGCCGGACGCCGCCGCGAAGAAGCGCCGGCGCCGTTCCCGGGGGAAGTCGTTCCCAGGGACAAGGGCCGCGCGGGAGCAAGGACGTCGACGGCAGGAAGTTTCGGGAGGACGAGCGTGCGATTGCGACGCCGGGCGGCGCCGGTGCTGGCACTGGCGGGGGTGCTGCTCGCCGCGTGCTCGAACACGCCGCCACCCCCGGTGGTCACCTCCACGCCCCCGCCGAGCCCCACCACCGACCCGGCCGCCGCGTCGCAGATCGTGGTCGGGGTGGACGACGTGGTCGGCGGCTACAACCCGCACACCATCGCGGATTCCTCCACCATCACCTCGGCGCTGTCCCAGCTGCTGCTGCCCTCGGTGTTCCGGCAGTCCGACGACGGCACCCGCACGCTCGACAAGACCCTGATGAACTCGGCCGAGGTGGTCTCCCAGACGCCGTTCACCGTCCGGTACGAGATCCGCCCGGACGCATCCTGGTCCGACGGGGCCCCGATCGCCACCGAGGACTTCATCTACCTGGCCAACGCCATGAAGAGTGAGCCGGGTGTCCGGGAACCGGCCGGCTACCGGCTGATCTCCGACATCGAACCCCGCGACGGCGGAAAGGGCGTCGAGGTCACCTTCAGCAAGCCGTATCCGGCCTGGCAGACGTTGTTCGACGACCTGCTGCCGCAGCACCTGCTCAAGGACGCTCCTGGCGGCTGGCAGACCGCGCTCGCGTCGAGTTTCCCCGCGGTGGCCGGGCCGTTCGCGATCAAGAGCCTGGACACCGCGCGCGGCGAGGTGATCCTGCAGCGCAACGACCGGTACTGGGAGAAGCCGGCCGCGGTCGACACGCTGGCCCTGCGCCGGTCGGATCCGTCCGGGATCGCCACCGCGTTGCGCAGCGGCAACGACCAGTTCTCGCTCACCCATCCCGATTCCACCGGCCTGCAGCTGCTCAACGAGCTGGGTCCCGCGGTTCAGCTGCACACGCTGCCGCGGCCGCTCACCGCGTCGGTGCTGTTGCGGCCGGTCAGCGCGACGCTGTCCGATCCGCAGGTCCGTGCCGGGGTGGCCGCGCTGCTGAACCGTGCCGAGCTGATCAGCGCCGGTACGAAGGGCGGCCCGTCCGCCACGCTGAAGGCGGACGCACAGGTGCTGCCGCCGTCGGCGAAGGACTATGCGGCCACCATCCCGGCCGGTCCGCCCGCCGCGCCGGATCCGGCGACCGCGGACAAGTACTTCACCGCCGCCGGGTACAAGAAGGAAGCCGGCGTGTGGCGCAAGAACGGCAAGACGCTGTCGCTGGTGCTGGCGTCACCGGCCGGTCAGGAGCCCTACACCGCCATCGCGAAGGAACTGTCCGCCGAACTGATCGCCGAGGGGATCGAGGTCAACACGATCACCCCGCAGCCGCGTGACCTGTTCTCGTCGATGCTGGCGATGCCGGTGGTCAACGGACAGCAGCAGGCAGGTCCGGACGCGAACGGCAACGTGGGCGTGGACATCGCGGTGGCCGGCCTGCCGGTCGGCGGCGATCCGGCGACCGTGCTGGCGTCCACCTTCGGCTGCGCACCGGGACAGTCCACAACGGACAAGACGAAACCGGTGGTGCCGGCCAACCCGACCGGGCTGTGTGACGAGAGCCTGCAGGCCACCATCGATTCGGCGCTCACCGGCTCGGCGACGCTGGCCGATTCGCTGAAGACGCTGGAACCCCAGCTGTGGTCGGCGAACGCGGTCATCCCGCTCTTCCAGGACGCCGAAACACTGGCGGTGGGCAAGGGCATCTCCGGCCTCACGCCGGGGCCGCCGATGCAGGGTCCGTTCGGCACCGCCGTGAACTGGACCCGCGGCGCCTCCACCGACCCCACCAGCTCCACCACGCCCACCGGCTGACCCCCGGACGCGGTGAAGGCCCCGTCCGGGGAACCGGATTCCCTGGACGAGGCCTTCACGGCTGCGCGCTCAGATCAGCTGCAGGCTTTCGGCGAAGTGACAGGCGACCGGGTGTGCCTGTCCGCGGTCGAGGAGTTCCGGCTCCTGCGTGGTGCACTTCTCGCGGCCCGCGTCGTCGAGTTCGTTCGCGAACTTCGGGCACCGGGTGCGGAAGCGGCAGCCGGACGGCGGGTTCGCCGGGCTGGGCACGTCACCGGTGATCACGATGCGCTGGCGGGTGCGTTCCTTGCGCGGGTCCGGCACCGGGATCGCCGAGATCAGCGCCTGGGTGTAGGGATGCGCCGCGTTCGTGAACAGCTCCTCCGACGGGGCGGTCTCCACGATCTTGCCCAGGTACATCACCGCGATGCGGTCGGCCACGTGTCGCACCACCGACAGGTCGTGCGACACGAACAGGTACGACAGGCCCAGCTCGGCCTGCAGGTCCTTGAGCAGGTTGAGCACGCCCGCCTGGATCGAGACGTCCAGTGCGGACACCGGCTCGTCGAGCACCAGCACCTTCGGCTTGAGCGCGAGCGCACGGGCGATGCCGATGCGCTGGCGCTGGCCGCCGGAGAACTCGTGCGGGAACCGGTTGCCGTGCTCGGGACGCAGGCCCACGGTGTGCATCAGGTCCCGCACCTGCTGGCGGCCACCGTCGGCGTAGAGACCGTGGATGCGCAGCGGTTCGGCGATGATCTCGTTCACCGGCAGCCGCGGGTCCACCGAGGCGTACGGGTCCTGGAACACGATCTGCATGTCGCGGCGCAGCCGCTGCAGCTCCCGCTTGGACATGCTCGCCAGGTCGCGGCCCTCGTAGCTGACCGTGCCGCCGGTGAGCGGCTGCAGGGCCAGCGCCACCCGTGCGGTGGTCGACTTGCCACAGCCGGATTCGCCCACGAGCGCGAGGGTTTCGTTCTCGTAGATGTCGAACGACACGTCCGACACCGCCTGCACCGCGCCCGCGTTGCGGCGCAGGATCCCGCCGCCGCGGATCGGGAAGTGCTTGACCAGGTTCTGCGCGGAAAGGACGGGAGTGGCCACCGCCGTCGCCTCGCTCATCGGTTCGTCTCCGTGTCGGTCGCTGCGTCGGCGGTGGGGGCCACGTCGTCCGTGTCGACCGAGGTGGCGCTGAACAGTTCGGCCGGGTCCTTGCCGGCGACCTGCTCGGTGAAGTGGCATGCCGCCTTCTGCCCACCGGAGACCTCGACCAGTGGCGGCTCCTCCTGGTCGCAGAGGTCCTGCGACAGCGGGCAGCGCGGGCTGAACGGGCAGCCCGGCGGCATGTTCGTGGTCGCGGGCGGCGAACCGGTGATCGGCGTGAGCCGCTCGGTCTTCACGTCCAGCCGCGGCAGGCTGCCCAGCAGACCGAGGGTGTAGGGCATCCGCGGGGTGTAGAAGATGTCGTCCACCGTGCCGGACTCGACCACCTTGCCCGCGTACATCACGTGCACCCGGTCGGCCTGCCCGGCGATCACACCGAGGTCGTGGGTGATCAGCACCATCGCGGCGCCGGTCTCCTTCTGCGCGGCCTGCAGTGCTTCCAGGATCTGCGCCTGCACCGTCACGTCCAGCGCGGTGGTCGGCTCGTCCGCGATGATCACGTCCGGGTTGTTGGCCATCGCGATCGCGATCACCACCCGCTGGCGCATCCCGCCGGAAAGCTGGTGCGGGTACTCGTTCGCCCGCTGCTGCGGGTTCGGGATGCGCACCAGGTCGAGCAGCTCCACCGCCTGCTTCTTCGCCACGTCCTTGCGCACGTCGTGGTGCGCGGTGATCGCTTCGGCGATCTGGTCGCCCACGGTGTACACCGGGTTCAGCGAGGTCATCGGGTCCTGGAAGACCATCGCGATGCCCTTGCCGCGGACCTTGTTGAGGTCCTTCTCGCTCGCCTTCAGCAGTTCCGTGCCGCCGAAGCGGATCGAGCCGGACACCTTGGCGGTGCGCGGCAGCAGGCCCATCACCGCCAGCGAGGTCACCGACTTGCCGGAACCGGATTCCCCGACGATGCCCAGTACCTCGCCGCGCCGCAGCTGGTAGTTCACCCCGCGGACGGCGTTGACCACGCCCTCTCCGGTCGGGAACTGCACGGTCAGGTCCTCCACCACGAGGACCGGGTCGCCTGTGTGCTCGGTCGTCATGCGCGCACCTTCGTCTGCTGGGGGTCGAACGCGTCCCGCAGGCCGTCCCCGATGAAGTTGATCGTCAGCGCGATCAGGATGATGAAAATGCCCGGGAAGTAGAACAGCCACGGGCGGGTGTCGACCGCCGTCTGCGCGGTGGAGACGAGCAGGCCGAGCGAGGTGTCCGGCACCTGCACGCCGAAGCCGAGGAACGACAGCGCGGTCTCCAGCAGGATGCCGATCGACACCAGGATCGTCAGGTTGACGATGATCGCGCCGAGTGCGTTGGGCACCAGGTGGCGGAAGATGATCCGCGCGTCACTCGCGCCGAGCGCCTTGGACGCCTCGACGAACTCCTTCTCCCGCAGGGAAAGCACCACACCGCGGGCGACGCGGGACACGTAGGCCCAGTACAGGCCCGCGATGACCACCGCGATCAGCCACCAGGTGCCGCCGGACTGGTGCGCCAGCACCGCGGCCACCGCGAGCAGCGGCAGGGTGAGCACCAGGTCGGAGATGCGCATCAGGAGCGTGTCGACCCAGCCGCGGTAGTAGCCGGCCACCGAGCCCCAGATGGTGCCCACGATGGTGGCGAACAGCGCGACCAGCACGGAGATCTGCAGCGAGATCTGCGTTCCGCGCATCACCTGGGCGAGCGTGTCGTGGCCGACCGCGTCCGTGCCGAAGGGATGGTCGCCCGAGGGGGCGGCCGAGTTGTCCGGGGTGATGCTGTCCGAGCCGTACTTCCACAGTGCCCCGCCGACGTAGGCGAAGAGCACGACCAGGACGAACACGACGAGGCTGATCATCGCCAGTCGGTGCTGCAGGAACCGCCGGAAGACCAGCTGTGCCTGGCTGCGTTCCTTGACGGTGAACTCGCGCTCCGGCGCGCCGCTGGGGGTCTGCGGGTCGTCCGGGGAGAAACGGGAGCCGCCCATGGCGGTGGGAGTCGAGTCAGGCATAGCGGATCCTCGGGTCGAGCAGGCCGTAGAGCAAGTCGGCGATGAGGTTGAGCAGGATGATGAACGTGGCCGCGATGAGCAGCCAGGCCTCCACGGCGTAGACGTCGCTCTGCTTGATGG carries:
- a CDS encoding ABC transporter permease, which gives rise to MPDSTPTAMGGSRFSPDDPQTPSGAPEREFTVKERSQAQLVFRRFLQHRLAMISLVVFVLVVLFAYVGGALWKYGSDSITPDNSAAPSGDHPFGTDAVGHDTLAQVMRGTQISLQISVLVALFATIVGTIWGSVAGYYRGWVDTLLMRISDLVLTLPLLAVAAVLAHQSGGTWWLIAVVIAGLYWAYVSRVARGVVLSLREKEFVEASKALGASDARIIFRHLVPNALGAIIVNLTILVSIGILLETALSFLGFGVQVPDTSLGLLVSTAQTAVDTRPWLFYFPGIFIILIALTINFIGDGLRDAFDPQQTKVRA
- the typA gene encoding translational GTPase TypA, producing MPAASATAVEPGRASGKTRPDLRNVAIVAHVDHGKTTLVDAMLRQSGAFAERAEVVDRVLDSGELEREKGITILAKNTSIHRQTADGAITINVIDTPGHADFGGEVERGLAMVDGVVLLVDASEGPLPQTRFVLRKTLEAGLPVILVVNKVDRPDARIAEVVEETHDLLLDLASDIEDADHDAILDLPVVYASARAGKASLEQPADGGLPESENLDPLFDTLLTHVPPPTADPDAPLQALVTNLDASNFLGRIALIRIHAGKLRKGQTVAWMRENGTVANVRISELLVTEALTRVPATEASAGDLVAIAGIPEITIGDTLADAESPVALPRITVDEPAISMTIGVNSSPLAGRGGGDKLTARLVKSRLDAELVGNVSIRVLPTERPDTWEVQGRGELALAILVEQMRREGFELTVGKPQVVLRTIEGKLHEPFERLYIDSPEEHLGSITQLLAARKGRMEDMSGNGSGRIKLVYVLPSRGLISFRTDFLTETRGTGIANHVFEGYFPWAGEIRTRHTGSLVADRSGPITGYAMIQLADRGTFFVEPGAEVYEGMVVGENPRMEDLDINITKEKKLTNMRTSAGDELERLARPRKLSLEEALEFCASDECVEVAPEAVRVRKVTLDISTRAKERSRAKSRENG
- a CDS encoding ABC transporter ATP-binding protein, whose amino-acid sequence is MSEATAVATPVLSAQNLVKHFPIRGGGILRRNAGAVQAVSDVSFDIYENETLALVGESGCGKSTTARVALALQPLTGGTVSYEGRDLASMSKRELQRLRRDMQIVFQDPYASVDPRLPVNEIIAEPLRIHGLYADGGRQQVRDLMHTVGLRPEHGNRFPHEFSGGQRQRIGIARALALKPKVLVLDEPVSALDVSIQAGVLNLLKDLQAELGLSYLFVSHDLSVVRHVADRIAVMYLGKIVETAPSEELFTNAAHPYTQALISAIPVPDPRKERTRQRIVITGDVPSPANPPSGCRFRTRCPKFANELDDAGREKCTTQEPELLDRGQAHPVACHFAESLQLI
- a CDS encoding ABC transporter family substrate-binding protein, giving the protein MRLRRRAAPVLALAGVLLAACSNTPPPPVVTSTPPPSPTTDPAAASQIVVGVDDVVGGYNPHTIADSSTITSALSQLLLPSVFRQSDDGTRTLDKTLMNSAEVVSQTPFTVRYEIRPDASWSDGAPIATEDFIYLANAMKSEPGVREPAGYRLISDIEPRDGGKGVEVTFSKPYPAWQTLFDDLLPQHLLKDAPGGWQTALASSFPAVAGPFAIKSLDTARGEVILQRNDRYWEKPAAVDTLALRRSDPSGIATALRSGNDQFSLTHPDSTGLQLLNELGPAVQLHTLPRPLTASVLLRPVSATLSDPQVRAGVAALLNRAELISAGTKGGPSATLKADAQVLPPSAKDYAATIPAGPPAAPDPATADKYFTAAGYKKEAGVWRKNGKTLSLVLASPAGQEPYTAIAKELSAELIAEGIEVNTITPQPRDLFSSMLAMPVVNGQQQAGPDANGNVGVDIAVAGLPVGGDPATVLASTFGCAPGQSTTDKTKPVVPANPTGLCDESLQATIDSALTGSATLADSLKTLEPQLWSANAVIPLFQDAETLAVGKGISGLTPGPPMQGPFGTAVNWTRGASTDPTSSTTPTG
- a CDS encoding ABC transporter ATP-binding protein, whose amino-acid sequence is MTTEHTGDPVLVVEDLTVQFPTGEGVVNAVRGVNYQLRRGEVLGIVGESGSGKSVTSLAVMGLLPRTAKVSGSIRFGGTELLKASEKDLNKVRGKGIAMVFQDPMTSLNPVYTVGDQIAEAITAHHDVRKDVAKKQAVELLDLVRIPNPQQRANEYPHQLSGGMRQRVVIAIAMANNPDVIIADEPTTALDVTVQAQILEALQAAQKETGAAMVLITHDLGVIAGQADRVHVMYAGKVVESGTVDDIFYTPRMPYTLGLLGSLPRLDVKTERLTPITGSPPATTNMPPGCPFSPRCPLSQDLCDQEEPPLVEVSGGQKAACHFTEQVAGKDPAELFSATSVDTDDVAPTADAATDTETNR